The proteins below are encoded in one region of Silene latifolia isolate original U9 population chromosome 2, ASM4854445v1, whole genome shotgun sequence:
- the LOC141641295 gene encoding uncharacterized protein LOC141641295, translated as MNEAINKDVKAGVFVPKGREDILAKALGKAEHPGRVRGVPNGIGIKELFGKAPKNPTPTQLKEKISTLEEQLKETQLMMLKFWQTGERPSEEVLARFMDAITKSTQGNGASMEAAQSQAREEPSSGDESGEESPDDEPSHTEKSVQPSTKEPLSNEVFRTPVATIPKIPISPLEDWQGLEKLYIIIAGETDSGFRVGVHVT; from the exons ATGAAT GAAGCAATAAACAAAGACGTCAAGGCAGGAGTATTTGTTCCCAAGGGACGAGAAGATATACTCGCTAAGGCGCTTGGCAAGGCTGAACATCCTGGTCGTGTTCGAGGAGTTCCTAATGGCATAGGCATAAAAGAATTATTTGGGAAAGCTCCCAAAAACCCAACTCCAACACAGTTGAAAGAGAAG ATAAGTACTTTGGAAGAGCAATTGAAAGAAACACAATTGATGATGTTGAAGTTCTGGCAAACGGGTGAGCGACCAAGTGAAGAAGTATTAGCTCGTTTCATGGACGCGATAACTAAGAGTACACAAGGAAATGGTGCATCTATGGAGGCGGCTCAATCACAAGCTAGAGAAGAGCCATCTTCTGGAGATGAGTCTGGAGAGGAGTCGCCCGATGATGAGCCATCTCATACGGAGAAATCAGTTCAGCCATCTACTAAGGAGCCGCTCTCTAATGAGGTTTTCCGTACTCCAGTGGCCACCATTCCAAAGATTCCTATCTCACCTCTAGAG GACTGGCAAG GCTTGGAAAAATTGTATATTATCATTGCCGGGGAAACCGATAGTGGCTTCAGGGTTGGTGTACATGTCACGTAA
- the LOC141641296 gene encoding uncharacterized protein LOC141641296: protein MQCTNSYGFLCPTLLSKFASFENEDNRSDYIVKAMTCTGCERSRKLVFAPYFEGNHWMLAAINPKDGVVYWCDPAGTLEPRKFLKDTINLAITKLNSMDPLFGCHPQKQLEWKIIKCPTQPFGTVLCGYYVCRYMLEIIRGRYITIIPNFMIKAPKTYLVEQIDEVREIWAEYALKFKAQVFDGNV from the exons ATGCAATGTACAAATTCATATGGATTCTTGTGCCCCACATTATTGTCCAAGTTcgctagttttgaaaatgaagataATCGGTCAGACTATATTGTTAAGGCTATGACATGTACGGGTTGTGAAAGGagtcgaaagcttgtttttgCTCCATATTTTGAAGG TAATCATTGGATGTTGGCTGCCATTAATCCAAAGGATGGTGTAGTATATTGGTGTGATCCAGCTGGAACTCTAGAGCCTCGTAAATTTTTGAAGGATACAATTAATTT GGCAATTACGAAGCTAAACTCTATGGATCCACTTTTCGGGTGTCACCCACAAAAACAGCTTGAATGGAAAATTATAAAG TGTCCTACACAGCCATTTGGGACCGTTTTATGTGGATATTATGTCTGCCGATATATGTTGGAGATCATCAGAGGACGATATATTACTATTATTCCAAAT TTCATGATTAAAGCTCCGAAAACATACTTGGTTGAGCAAATTGATGAGGTGCGGGAAATTTGGGCTGAATATGCTTTGAAGTTTAAGGCGCAAGTATTTGATGGCAACGTCTAA